A genomic window from Sanguibacter antarcticus includes:
- a CDS encoding flavodoxin family protein, producing the protein MLPDTVQAFIDAEVAANPTDFSDLRVVIMNGTLKRSPAPSHTDGLIDVSTRVLRGVGAQVDTIRVVDHTIPPGVFPDMRAHGWDVDDFPDLYRTLIEPADIVVLATPIWLGDQSSMTRLMIERLYGWSGDLNEAGQWSYYGKVGGVLVTGNEDGGKHCSAQMLYALSHIGFTIPPQADAYWVGEAGPGPSYLDDDRGAQNHWTTRNTVFAAWNMLHTARRLKDHGGIPAYGNVTTKWDLSNPDHPNPEYR; encoded by the coding sequence ATGCTTCCCGACACAGTCCAGGCGTTCATCGACGCCGAGGTGGCCGCGAACCCGACCGACTTCAGCGACCTTCGCGTCGTCATCATGAACGGCACCTTGAAGCGCTCCCCGGCGCCGAGCCACACCGACGGCCTCATCGACGTCTCCACCCGGGTCTTGCGCGGCGTCGGAGCACAGGTCGACACGATCCGGGTCGTCGACCACACGATCCCGCCCGGAGTCTTCCCCGACATGCGCGCGCACGGTTGGGACGTCGACGACTTCCCCGACCTCTATCGCACGCTCATCGAGCCGGCAGACATCGTCGTGCTCGCCACGCCGATCTGGCTCGGCGACCAGTCGTCGATGACCCGGCTCATGATCGAGCGGCTCTACGGCTGGTCGGGAGACCTCAACGAGGCAGGCCAGTGGTCCTACTACGGCAAGGTCGGCGGCGTCCTGGTCACCGGCAACGAGGACGGGGGCAAGCACTGTTCCGCCCAGATGCTGTACGCCCTCTCCCACATCGGGTTCACCATCCCGCCTCAGGCTGACGCCTACTGGGTCGGCGAGGCCGGTCCAGGCCCGTCATACCTCGACGACGACCGTGGCGCGCAGAATCACTGGACCACCCGCAACACCGTCTTCGCGGCATGGAACATGCTCCACACCGCCCGGCGGCTCAAGGACCACGGCGGCATCCCCGCCTACGGCAACGTCACCACCAAGTGGGACCTCAGCAACCCCGACCACCCCAACCCGGAGTACCGCTGA
- a CDS encoding glutaredoxin domain-containing protein, with the protein MTTTIEVMWRPGCPFCSSLRRGLSRAGVATTEHNIWSSADAAARVRAANGGDETVPTVFVGDRALVNPSVSQVLDAVRSVDPDYMPVPTPTAGRAGTVVATNGLATGLVWTLVVAAVWSVLVAWRPTTTWHLVPLMLAAAWPWAVGQAASARDPSDRASSARRHIVLAGTGGLVSAAALSWLLSAVGRLEGPIWAGAGSPLTEALVLAAVGAAVATVVGLARTVRD; encoded by the coding sequence ATGACCACCACCATCGAGGTGATGTGGCGGCCTGGCTGCCCCTTCTGCAGCTCCTTGCGCCGCGGGCTGAGCCGCGCCGGCGTGGCGACGACCGAGCACAACATCTGGTCGTCGGCCGACGCCGCGGCCCGGGTGCGAGCAGCCAACGGCGGCGACGAGACGGTCCCCACGGTCTTCGTCGGAGACCGCGCGCTCGTGAACCCGTCCGTGAGCCAGGTGCTCGACGCGGTCAGGTCCGTCGACCCGGATTACATGCCGGTCCCGACGCCGACGGCAGGACGCGCGGGAACCGTCGTCGCGACGAACGGGCTCGCCACGGGACTCGTCTGGACGCTCGTGGTCGCAGCCGTGTGGTCCGTCCTCGTCGCGTGGCGCCCCACGACGACCTGGCACCTCGTGCCGCTCATGCTCGCGGCGGCCTGGCCCTGGGCCGTCGGACAGGCTGCGTCGGCTCGCGACCCGTCCGACCGCGCCTCGTCGGCTCGACGACACATCGTGCTCGCCGGCACCGGCGGCCTCGTGTCCGCCGCCGCCCTCTCTTGGCTCCTGTCCGCGGTCGGACGACTCGAGGGCCCCATCTGGGCAGGAGCTGGTTCGCCGCTGACCGAAGCCCTCGTGCTCGCAGCCGTCGGCGCCGCGGTCGCCACCGTCGTGGGCCTGGCACGCACCGTTCGCGACTGA
- a CDS encoding exonuclease domain-containing protein, which yields MDFVAIDWETASAFRGSPCAVGVVTVRSGVVVEAWGSLMRPPGAHVHFDEANTAVHGLREEDVASASSFEEVWPEVARRLVGLPVVAHNARFDIGVIQSATWTAGLRSPQMTFGCTLVLSRQHYDLPSYTLDAVVEAAGAVLDNHHEAVADAMAAAQVLLRVGEDLGMDSVQDVFAAYEIELGRSGGPDPRPCRVERQRGTASRAPEPEGATLW from the coding sequence ATGGACTTTGTAGCGATCGACTGGGAGACGGCGAGCGCTTTTCGCGGCTCGCCGTGCGCCGTCGGCGTGGTGACCGTGCGTTCAGGTGTCGTCGTCGAGGCGTGGGGGAGCCTCATGCGCCCGCCCGGCGCGCACGTGCACTTCGACGAGGCGAACACGGCTGTCCACGGGTTGCGCGAGGAGGACGTGGCGTCGGCATCGTCCTTCGAGGAGGTGTGGCCAGAGGTCGCGCGGCGGCTCGTCGGGCTTCCGGTCGTCGCGCACAACGCGCGGTTCGACATCGGGGTGATCCAGTCCGCGACCTGGACCGCGGGGCTGCGTTCACCGCAGATGACGTTCGGCTGCACGCTCGTGCTCTCGCGGCAGCACTACGACCTGCCGTCGTACACGTTGGACGCTGTCGTCGAGGCAGCGGGGGCGGTCCTCGACAACCACCACGAGGCGGTCGCCGATGCGATGGCGGCAGCCCAGGTGCTCTTGCGGGTGGGGGAGGACCTCGGGATGGACAGCGTCCAGGACGTCTTTGCGGCGTACGAGATCGAGCTGGGGCGTTCGGGTGGGCCAGACCCGCGCCCGTGCAGGGTCGAACGTCAGCGGGGAACGGCTTCGCGCGCGCCGGAGCCGGAGGGCGCGACCTTGTGGTGA
- a CDS encoding FAD-dependent oxidoreductase has protein sequence MEDALLVQEIGILVKKIVVVGGVAAGMSVAARARRLDEHAEIVVFERGQHVSFANCGLPYHIGETIKERERLVLQTPESLRDSLDIDVRNGVEVLAIDRAAKTVHVRVVESGEEYDEPYDALALAPGAAPLRPDLPGIDLPAIHVLRRIGDMDVIKRAVDGSGGPDRVGGIKHAVVIGAGYIGLEMAENLHHRGVTVEVVEMAGQILPPLDREMTTSVENYLRAHGIGLHLGTAAAAFSPRPDGRVRVELRSSTVIDTDLVIMAAGVRPSTELAAAAGLDLGPRGGITVDQHMRTSDPSIWAAGDAVEVPHTVLPGTWLIPLAGPANRQGRVAAENICGRDTVYESTQGTSVVKIFDMVAGATGASEKQLIASGVPFRTVSAHPHGHAGYYPGTAMMHVKILFSPTDGALLGAQVAGFDGVDKRLDVLATALRGGMTVFDLEALELAYAPPFGSAKDPVNMAGFIASNVLLGDLELWYAGDYPDATDGARIIDVRGPDEFELWHLPGAENVPLKTIREAQETWDRTTPIRLYCAVGFRSYLAYRALVQRGFTDVATLSGGMTTFRAFHDIAPTGVDSTEPVISYTESAHEPAAHETAAQGSGVLVDLDCAGLACPGPIMKLQQTIAGLAPGDEVLAHVSDPGFRLDAPAWALKNGHEVVSMTPEGPGFAARIRKGGGHAPVGLAAAGRPTKDKKSLVVFSGDLDKVLAAFIIANGAVAMGEEVSMFFTFWGLNALRRQDPPKVRRAPMVRMMGALMPSGPGAMKLSTMNLLGGGTAMMKKIMKDNHVPSLPELIASAQAGGVRLVGCTMTMDLLGIAAEDLIDGVELGGVATFLGDASESNGTLFV, from the coding sequence GTGGAAGACGCCCTGCTGGTTCAAGAGATCGGAATACTCGTGAAGAAGATCGTCGTCGTCGGAGGAGTCGCTGCCGGCATGTCTGTCGCAGCCCGTGCGCGTCGCCTCGACGAGCATGCCGAGATCGTTGTCTTCGAACGAGGGCAGCACGTGTCGTTCGCCAACTGTGGTCTCCCGTACCACATCGGCGAGACGATCAAGGAGCGCGAGCGCCTCGTCCTGCAGACCCCGGAGAGCCTGCGTGACTCGCTCGACATCGACGTGCGCAACGGGGTCGAGGTCCTGGCCATCGACCGTGCGGCGAAGACCGTCCACGTGCGCGTCGTCGAGTCCGGCGAGGAGTACGACGAACCGTACGACGCGCTCGCGCTCGCACCCGGCGCGGCCCCCCTGCGCCCAGACCTGCCTGGGATCGATCTGCCCGCGATCCACGTGCTGCGCCGCATCGGCGACATGGACGTCATCAAGCGCGCCGTCGACGGCTCAGGCGGCCCAGACCGCGTCGGTGGCATCAAGCACGCTGTCGTCATCGGTGCCGGATATATCGGTCTCGAGATGGCCGAGAACCTCCACCACCGCGGCGTGACCGTCGAGGTCGTCGAGATGGCAGGGCAGATCCTCCCGCCGCTCGACCGCGAGATGACGACGTCCGTGGAGAACTACCTTCGTGCCCACGGGATCGGCCTCCACCTCGGCACGGCTGCCGCAGCGTTCTCCCCCCGCCCGGACGGACGGGTGCGCGTCGAGCTGCGCAGCTCGACGGTCATCGACACCGATCTCGTCATCATGGCAGCCGGTGTGCGCCCGAGCACCGAGCTCGCGGCTGCGGCCGGTCTCGACCTCGGCCCACGGGGCGGCATCACCGTCGACCAGCACATGCGCACGTCCGACCCGTCCATCTGGGCAGCGGGCGACGCCGTCGAGGTGCCTCACACCGTCTTGCCGGGCACCTGGCTCATCCCGCTCGCCGGCCCCGCGAACCGGCAGGGCCGGGTCGCGGCAGAGAACATCTGCGGTCGGGACACGGTGTACGAGTCCACGCAGGGGACCTCGGTCGTCAAGATCTTCGACATGGTCGCCGGTGCCACCGGAGCGTCGGAGAAGCAGCTCATCGCGTCCGGGGTCCCGTTCCGGACCGTCTCGGCCCACCCGCACGGGCACGCCGGGTACTACCCGGGCACAGCGATGATGCACGTGAAGATCCTCTTCTCGCCGACCGACGGGGCGCTTCTCGGTGCCCAGGTCGCGGGATTCGACGGTGTGGACAAGCGGCTCGACGTGCTCGCCACCGCCCTGCGCGGCGGCATGACGGTCTTCGACCTCGAAGCTCTCGAGCTCGCGTACGCACCGCCGTTCGGCTCGGCGAAGGACCCCGTGAACATGGCGGGATTCATCGCGTCGAACGTCCTCTTGGGCGACCTTGAGCTCTGGTACGCGGGGGACTACCCCGACGCGACCGACGGTGCCAGGATCATCGACGTCCGCGGACCTGACGAGTTCGAGCTGTGGCACCTGCCAGGTGCCGAGAACGTCCCGCTCAAGACGATCCGAGAGGCTCAGGAGACCTGGGACCGGACGACGCCGATCCGTCTCTACTGCGCGGTCGGCTTCCGGAGCTACCTCGCGTACCGTGCGCTCGTCCAGCGCGGCTTCACCGACGTGGCGACGCTGTCGGGCGGCATGACGACGTTCCGCGCTTTCCACGACATCGCGCCGACCGGGGTCGACTCGACCGAGCCCGTCATCTCCTACACGGAGAGCGCTCACGAGCCAGCCGCCCACGAGACCGCCGCGCAGGGGAGCGGCGTGCTCGTCGACCTCGACTGTGCGGGGCTGGCGTGCCCTGGACCGATCATGAAGCTCCAGCAGACGATCGCCGGGCTCGCTCCCGGCGACGAGGTCCTCGCCCACGTCTCCGACCCAGGGTTCCGGCTGGACGCGCCCGCGTGGGCGCTGAAGAACGGCCACGAGGTCGTGTCGATGACTCCAGAAGGACCTGGGTTCGCTGCCCGGATCCGCAAGGGCGGCGGCCACGCACCTGTCGGCCTCGCCGCCGCGGGGAGACCGACGAAGGACAAGAAGTCCCTCGTCGTCTTCTCCGGTGACCTCGACAAGGTCCTTGCTGCGTTCATCATCGCCAACGGCGCGGTCGCGATGGGCGAAGAGGTGTCGATGTTCTTCACCTTCTGGGGGCTCAACGCGTTGCGCCGTCAGGACCCGCCCAAGGTGCGTCGCGCCCCCATGGTGCGGATGATGGGTGCCCTCATGCCGTCGGGCCCGGGGGCGATGAAGCTCTCGACGATGAACCTCCTCGGTGGTGGGACCGCGATGATGAAGAAGATCATGAAGGACAACCACGTGCCGAGCCTTCCGGAGCTCATCGCGTCTGCGCAGGCCGGAGGAGTCAGGCTCGTCGGGTGCACCATGACGATGGACCTGCTCGGGATCGCAGCCGAGGACCTCATCGACGGCGTGGAGCTGGGCGGTGTGGCGACCTTCCTCGGTGACGCCTCCGAGTCGAACGGCACGCTCTTCGTCTAG
- a CDS encoding carboxymuconolactone decarboxylase family protein, producing MIDFQLHDENTAPEDSKPLLAQSKKRNGRIPGLHAVMAEAPGLLESYLTAHELVLSSSFDKDEITVAWQTVNVEHECHYCVPAHTGIAKAMKVDDAITDALRDGTPLPTAHLEALRTFTLAMVRARGDVDEAAVQTFLDAGFTKRQVLEVVLVVSQKVMSNYTNHLAHTPVDAAFQKFEWNGTTATV from the coding sequence ATGATCGACTTCCAGCTGCACGACGAGAACACCGCCCCCGAGGACAGCAAGCCGCTGCTCGCGCAGTCGAAGAAGCGCAACGGCAGGATCCCTGGACTTCACGCGGTGATGGCCGAGGCGCCGGGCCTGCTGGAGAGCTACCTGACGGCGCACGAGCTGGTCCTGAGCTCGAGCTTCGACAAGGACGAGATCACCGTGGCCTGGCAGACGGTCAACGTCGAGCACGAGTGCCACTACTGCGTCCCTGCGCACACCGGGATCGCCAAGGCCATGAAGGTCGACGACGCCATCACGGACGCGCTCCGCGACGGCACGCCCCTGCCCACCGCCCACCTCGAGGCTCTGCGGACCTTCACGCTGGCCATGGTCCGTGCGCGGGGTGACGTCGACGAGGCGGCGGTGCAGACGTTCCTCGATGCAGGCTTCACCAAGCGTCAGGTGCTCGAGGTCGTCCTCGTCGTCTCGCAGAAGGTGATGTCGAACTACACGAACCACCTCGCGCACACGCCGGTGGACGCGGCCTTCCAGAAGTTCGAGTGGAACGGCACGACCGCCACGGTCTGA
- a CDS encoding aldose 1-epimerase, with product MTTTNDTVPDQLSSITDGVLGALPTKVLVHGASGARAEILLLGATVLSWRAPWHGGLAELMDGYLDEEDVVQQRGGRAAILFPFANRLRDDRYTFDGVTREMGLQYPADKEVIHGAARVAQWTLVEEDVSDPHGVSVTLAYSLRSGDITGYPFSLDATARFSLTATGLDLVLSFRNVGDVDAPVSAGWHPYFRLPGHASIDGLSLHVPARTAIVTDETLVPVPGNAAYRPLPDGVHDDRLEGVVHDNAWADLVADADGRVRTLLSEPGSGDGIAVWQTRGTVVVFTGDTVPRPRESVAIEPLETMTDAFNRPERDADVRLAAGAERTFACGVEVVTGR from the coding sequence ATGACGACGACGAATGACACTGTGCCCGACCAGCTGAGCTCGATCACCGACGGGGTGCTCGGAGCTCTGCCGACGAAGGTCCTCGTGCACGGTGCGAGCGGCGCACGCGCCGAGATCCTCCTCCTGGGCGCGACGGTGCTCTCCTGGCGTGCACCGTGGCACGGCGGGCTGGCCGAACTCATGGACGGGTACCTCGACGAGGAGGACGTGGTCCAGCAGCGGGGTGGACGTGCTGCGATCCTCTTCCCGTTCGCCAACCGTCTGCGTGACGACCGGTACACCTTCGACGGTGTGACTCGGGAGATGGGGCTGCAGTATCCCGCGGACAAAGAGGTCATCCACGGGGCCGCTCGTGTGGCGCAGTGGACGCTCGTCGAGGAGGACGTGAGCGACCCGCACGGGGTGAGCGTCACGCTCGCGTACTCGCTCCGTTCGGGGGACATCACCGGCTATCCCTTCTCGCTCGACGCGACGGCCCGTTTCTCGCTGACCGCTACGGGCCTCGATCTCGTCCTGTCGTTCCGCAACGTCGGCGACGTGGACGCTCCGGTCTCTGCCGGGTGGCACCCGTACTTCCGGTTGCCCGGTCACGCGTCCATCGACGGGCTCTCGTTGCACGTCCCGGCGCGGACCGCGATCGTCACTGACGAGACGCTCGTCCCGGTCCCGGGCAACGCCGCGTACCGGCCGCTGCCCGACGGGGTGCACGATGACCGTCTTGAGGGAGTCGTGCACGACAATGCGTGGGCCGACCTGGTCGCTGACGCGGACGGACGCGTGCGCACTCTCCTCAGCGAGCCGGGCTCTGGCGACGGCATCGCGGTCTGGCAGACGCGGGGGACGGTCGTCGTCTTCACGGGCGACACGGTGCCGCGTCCGCGTGAGTCCGTGGCGATCGAGCCGTTGGAGACGATGACGGATGCGTTCAATCGCCCGGAGCGTGACGCTGACGTGCGCCTGGCGGCCGGCGCAGAGCGGACGTTCGCCTGCGGCGTCGAGGTCGTGACGGGCCGCTGA
- a CDS encoding SDR family NAD(P)-dependent oxidoreductase — translation MNLANRHGIVTGAGQGIGQALAVAFAAQGGHLLLVGRTEKTLKETAQLVESAGGTAEVLAQDLSAPGAVDAVVRAVESWDVVDLLVNNAGNVRAGRLELSSDDDVRSMIDLNLTAPVLLTQALLPHLRASGADAGSVVLNISSSIALVAMPFYAVYAATKTGLAAFGESLRRELHGTGVHVATVYPGATDTAMMTSNNAGWETSSVADVVADVMAALAEGAHEINVTPQSERDMQQLNANDPLAVDAAIVPSLDDFEAGVRDHRSI, via the coding sequence ATGAATCTCGCCAACCGCCACGGAATCGTTACCGGTGCAGGTCAGGGGATCGGCCAAGCGCTTGCTGTCGCGTTCGCCGCCCAGGGCGGGCATCTTCTGCTCGTCGGGCGCACCGAGAAGACGCTCAAGGAGACCGCACAGCTCGTCGAGTCGGCAGGGGGCACCGCTGAGGTCCTCGCGCAGGACCTCAGCGCGCCGGGTGCCGTCGACGCCGTCGTGCGGGCTGTCGAGTCCTGGGACGTCGTCGACCTGCTGGTCAACAACGCCGGCAACGTCCGGGCCGGTCGGCTCGAGCTGTCGAGCGACGACGACGTCCGGTCGATGATCGACCTCAACCTCACCGCACCGGTGCTGCTCACCCAGGCGCTCCTGCCGCACCTGCGAGCCAGCGGGGCCGATGCTGGCAGCGTGGTGCTCAACATCTCGAGCTCCATCGCGCTCGTCGCCATGCCGTTCTACGCGGTCTACGCGGCGACCAAGACGGGCCTGGCTGCGTTCGGGGAGTCGCTGCGACGCGAGCTGCACGGCACAGGAGTGCATGTTGCCACGGTCTACCCCGGCGCAACCGACACCGCGATGATGACGTCCAACAACGCGGGCTGGGAGACCAGCTCGGTGGCTGACGTCGTCGCTGACGTGATGGCAGCGCTCGCCGAGGGGGCGCACGAGATCAACGTCACGCCGCAGAGCGAGCGTGACATGCAGCAGCTCAACGCCAACGACCCCTTGGCTGTCGATGCGGCCATCGTGCCGAGTCTGGACGACTTCGAGGCCGGAGTCCGGGACCACCGCAGCATCTGA
- a CDS encoding TetR/AcrR family transcriptional regulator, whose amino-acid sequence MGSHPNATIGRPRLFDEQTVLDKLTMLFWRQGYTQTSMTDIVNASGVHKPSLYRTFGTKEELFATILRRYLDDRMAVFAQLVETAGPGIEGVHTFLDLFETDAVSGGSKDGCLMVMASNELRGTTPGYDDFAVAHRRALHAVIRVLVARAAPDAAPTSDEAEQRTDLLSAYMLGLQVIVRSGAAADEIHRYFQAMHATVDTW is encoded by the coding sequence GTGGGCTCACATCCGAACGCAACCATCGGCCGGCCGCGACTGTTCGACGAACAGACCGTGCTCGACAAGCTGACCATGCTCTTCTGGCGCCAGGGCTATACCCAGACGTCGATGACCGACATCGTCAACGCCAGCGGCGTCCACAAACCCAGCCTCTACCGCACGTTCGGGACCAAAGAAGAGCTGTTCGCCACGATCCTCCGCCGATACCTCGACGACCGGATGGCAGTCTTCGCCCAGCTCGTCGAGACAGCCGGGCCAGGGATCGAGGGGGTGCACACGTTCCTCGACCTGTTCGAGACCGACGCCGTCTCCGGAGGCAGCAAAGACGGCTGCCTCATGGTCATGGCGAGCAACGAGCTCCGCGGCACGACCCCGGGCTACGACGACTTCGCGGTCGCCCACCGGCGCGCGCTGCACGCCGTGATCAGGGTCCTCGTCGCACGGGCGGCGCCCGACGCTGCCCCGACCTCTGACGAGGCCGAGCAGCGGACCGACCTCCTGAGCGCCTACATGCTCGGCCTTCAGGTCATCGTCCGTTCGGGCGCCGCAGCCGACGAGATCCACCGCTACTTCCAGGCCATGCACGCTACCGTCGACACCTGGTAG
- a CDS encoding UPF0182 family protein, with amino-acid sequence MSFAAPPRRPAPARGSNGRRPSPLAITVGALGVVVVVIFLLAQFWTEVLWFTQLGYSDVIWTQWAARAGLFAGGFVLMASAVFVSLYLAHRNRPIYAPSTPEQATLDQYREAVEPLRRLVMIAAPVLLGLFAGVAASSQWTAVLLWMNSVPFGTTDPQWGIDLSFYVFALPAIRFLVSFAMSVVVISGIASLATLYLYGGLQVGGPGGGARTTHAARIQLATIAAFLMLLVGINYWLDRYSILKTGGDKFAGASFADVNAVIPAKAILAGVAALVAVLFIITAIRGNWRLPAIGVGLMVVAAIVVGGVYPAVVQRFQVAPNAQRLEADFIQRNIDATRTAFGLDDIETSSYNAKTTAEAGALREDAQTTASIRLLDPTIVSPSFRQLQQNRGYYNFTETLSVDKYVIDGESRDTVIAVRELDLSGLGTDQRNWVNDHTVYTHGYGVVAAFGNQIGPDGRPAFYEGGIPSVGGLTDQSDDGYEPRIYFSPTSPDYSILGAPEGTDPWELDYPTDEEGGQVDTTFPTGTTDIGPDVGSFMNKMLYALKFQAEEILFSSRVTSESQIVYDRDPRERIQKVAPYLTLDGRVYPAVVDGRVKWIVDGYTTSNEYPYSASESLEDATTDSLTASSASIAALQPQEVNYIRNSVKATVDAYDGSVTLYAWDPEDPVLQAWQGVFPGTVEPISEISGDLMSHIRYPEDMFKVQRTLLTQYHVDSASEFFSGQDFWRNPEDPTAKTETESLQPPYYQTLQMPGQTEPSFSLSSSFITGGTGDRNVLTGYLAVDAEAGDTAGEPAEGYGKLRLLELPRGSTVPGPGQVQNNFDSDNDIAQNLNLLRQGNSTVLNGNLLTLPMGGGLLYVQPVYVQSSSGTQFPLLRKVLVAFGDEVGFADTLDGALDQVFDGDSGATAGDASEADEGDVPVDETPTDTPTDDPSADPSADPTDDPTDDATTAPSGDSADARTRLDAALADAGEALVDSQEALSTGDFAAYGEAQERLQSAVDAAVAAEAELE; translated from the coding sequence GTGTCTTTTGCAGCACCGCCTCGTCGTCCAGCCCCAGCAAGGGGCAGCAACGGACGACGACCCAGCCCTCTGGCGATCACCGTCGGCGCCCTCGGCGTCGTCGTCGTCGTCATCTTCCTCCTTGCGCAGTTCTGGACGGAGGTGCTGTGGTTCACGCAGCTGGGCTACTCCGACGTCATCTGGACGCAGTGGGCGGCTCGCGCAGGGCTCTTCGCCGGGGGCTTCGTCCTCATGGCGTCGGCCGTGTTCGTGAGCCTGTACCTCGCTCATCGCAACCGGCCGATCTATGCGCCCTCGACTCCTGAGCAGGCGACCCTGGACCAGTACCGTGAGGCTGTCGAGCCGCTGCGCCGGCTCGTCATGATCGCTGCGCCGGTGCTGCTCGGCCTCTTCGCCGGTGTGGCGGCCTCGTCCCAGTGGACCGCAGTCCTCCTCTGGATGAACTCGGTGCCGTTCGGGACCACTGACCCGCAGTGGGGCATCGACCTCTCGTTCTACGTGTTCGCGCTGCCGGCGATCCGTTTCCTCGTGAGCTTCGCGATGTCGGTCGTCGTCATCTCCGGGATCGCGTCGCTCGCGACCCTCTACCTCTACGGTGGCCTGCAGGTCGGCGGACCAGGCGGCGGAGCGCGCACGACGCACGCGGCGCGGATCCAGCTCGCGACGATCGCTGCGTTCCTCATGCTCCTCGTCGGCATCAACTACTGGCTCGACCGTTACTCGATCCTCAAGACGGGCGGCGACAAGTTCGCGGGCGCGTCGTTCGCGGACGTCAACGCTGTCATCCCGGCCAAGGCGATCCTCGCTGGCGTCGCAGCGCTCGTCGCGGTCCTCTTCATCATCACGGCGATCCGTGGCAACTGGCGACTGCCAGCGATCGGTGTCGGCCTCATGGTCGTCGCAGCGATCGTCGTCGGCGGCGTCTACCCGGCGGTCGTCCAACGTTTCCAGGTCGCCCCGAACGCTCAGCGCCTCGAGGCGGACTTCATCCAGCGCAACATCGACGCCACGCGGACCGCGTTCGGGCTCGACGACATCGAGACCTCGTCGTACAACGCGAAGACGACGGCCGAGGCAGGGGCGCTGCGCGAAGACGCGCAGACGACGGCCTCGATCCGCCTGCTCGACCCGACGATCGTCAGCCCGTCGTTCCGCCAGCTGCAGCAGAACCGTGGCTACTACAACTTCACCGAGACGCTGTCCGTGGACAAGTACGTCATCGACGGCGAGAGCCGCGACACGGTCATCGCCGTGCGAGAGCTCGACCTCAGCGGTCTCGGCACCGATCAGCGCAACTGGGTCAACGACCACACGGTCTACACCCACGGGTACGGCGTCGTCGCGGCCTTCGGCAACCAGATCGGCCCCGACGGGCGCCCCGCGTTCTACGAGGGCGGCATCCCGTCGGTGGGTGGCCTGACCGACCAGTCGGACGACGGCTACGAGCCGCGCATCTACTTCAGCCCGACGTCACCCGACTACTCGATCCTCGGTGCCCCTGAGGGAACCGATCCGTGGGAGCTCGACTACCCCACGGACGAGGAAGGCGGCCAGGTCGACACGACCTTCCCGACCGGGACGACAGACATCGGACCGGACGTCGGCTCGTTCATGAACAAGATGCTCTACGCGCTGAAGTTCCAGGCCGAGGAGATCCTCTTCTCCAGCCGGGTCACCTCTGAGTCGCAGATCGTCTACGACCGCGACCCGCGCGAGCGCATCCAGAAGGTCGCTCCGTACCTCACGCTCGACGGCCGGGTGTACCCAGCCGTGGTCGACGGCCGCGTCAAGTGGATCGTCGACGGCTACACGACGTCGAACGAGTACCCGTACTCGGCCTCCGAGTCGCTCGAGGACGCCACGACGGACTCGCTCACGGCGTCGTCCGCGAGCATCGCTGCCCTGCAGCCGCAGGAGGTCAACTACATCCGCAACTCGGTCAAGGCGACGGTCGACGCCTACGACGGTTCCGTGACGCTCTACGCGTGGGACCCGGAAGACCCGGTCCTCCAGGCCTGGCAGGGCGTCTTCCCCGGGACGGTGGAGCCCATCTCCGAGATCAGCGGAGACCTCATGAGCCACATCCGGTACCCGGAGGACATGTTCAAGGTCCAGCGCACGCTGCTGACCCAGTACCACGTCGACTCTGCCTCCGAGTTCTTCTCCGGCCAGGACTTCTGGCGCAACCCGGAGGACCCGACGGCCAAGACCGAGACCGAGTCGTTGCAGCCGCCGTACTACCAGACGCTGCAGATGCCGGGTCAGACGGAGCCGTCGTTCTCGCTGTCGTCCTCCTTCATCACCGGTGGTACCGGGGACCGCAACGTCCTCACCGGGTATCTCGCCGTCGATGCTGAGGCAGGCGACACTGCGGGAGAACCCGCCGAGGGGTACGGCAAGCTCAGGCTCCTCGAGCTGCCCCGCGGATCGACGGTGCCTGGACCAGGTCAGGTCCAGAACAACTTCGACTCGGACAACGACATCGCCCAGAACCTCAACCTGCTCCGCCAGGGAAACTCGACGGTGCTCAACGGCAACCTGCTGACGCTGCCCATGGGTGGCGGGCTGCTCTACGTCCAGCCCGTCTACGTGCAGTCGTCGAGCGGCACCCAGTTCCCGCTGCTGCGCAAGGTGCTCGTCGCCTTCGGTGACGAGGTCGGCTTCGCCGACACCCTCGACGGTGCGCTGGACCAGGTGTTCGACGGCGACTCGGGTGCGACAGCCGGAGACGCCAGCGAAGCGGACGAGGGGGACGTGCCGGTCGACGAGACGCCTACCGACACCCCGACCGACGATCCGTCGGCCGATCCGTCGGCCGATCCGACCGACGATCCGACCGACGACGCGACGACCGCCCCGTCGGGCGACAGCGCCGATGCCCGGACCCGGCTCGACGCTGCGCTCGCGGACGCGGGCGAGGCGCTCGTCGACAGCCAGGAAGCACTCTCCACGGGTGACTTCGCTGCGTACGGCGAGGCTCAGGAGCGTCTCCAGAGCGCCGTCGACGCGGCGGTCGCTGCCGAGGCCGAGCTCGAGTAG